From Candidatus Atribacteria bacterium, the proteins below share one genomic window:
- the nadE gene encoding NAD(+) synthase, with protein DAMGLINKFNLSYKIIDLSKVYDAFVYLLNEKEKGKKESYKLAEANLKPRLRMITLYYFANKLNYLVAGTSNRSELKIGYFTKYGDGGADILPLGNLLKNQVKELAKYLDIPEKIINKPPSAGLWVGQTDEKEIGMSYNLLDKYLKTGKLNNKIIEKKIQDKIIKSSHKRTTPAKPTF; from the coding sequence GATGCTATGGGTCTTATCAATAAATTTAACCTTTCCTACAAAATAATTGATTTATCAAAAGTATATGATGCATTCGTCTATCTGCTAAATGAAAAGGAAAAAGGCAAAAAGGAAAGTTATAAATTAGCAGAGGCAAATCTAAAACCGAGACTAAGAATGATCACTTTGTACTATTTTGCTAATAAATTAAACTATTTAGTTGCGGGAACAAGTAATAGAAGTGAATTAAAGATAGGATATTTTACTAAATATGGTGATGGAGGAGCAGATATTTTACCTTTGGGAAATTTATTAAAGAATCAAGTTAAAGAATTAGCAAAATATTTAGATATACCTGAAAAAATTATCAATAAACCTCCTTCTGCAGGACTTTGGGTAGGTCAGACCGATGAGAAAGAAATCGGAATGAGCTATAACCTGTTAGATAAATATTTAAAGACAGGAAAGCTAAACAATAAAATAATTGAAAAGAAGATCCAAGATAAAATAATAAAAAGTTCTCATAAACGTACTACTCCCGCGAAACCTACCTTTTAG